The following are encoded in a window of Parachlamydiales bacterium genomic DNA:
- a CDS encoding ATP-binding cassette domain-containing protein, translating into MSDIIKEANTSEYSVEVQDLTHRYETHLAVDHISFKIKRGTAFGLIGPNGAGKSTTIKMLTTLLPVKAGDALVNGFSITENPAGVRQSIGYVPQLLSADGELTGYENLLLSAKLYGLPRDERSQRIQEVLDFLELSENGHRLVRSYSGGMIRRLEIAQALLHKPAVLFLDEPSVGLDPAARKSLWRHINSLSEQMGTTIFMTTHDMEEADFLCDIVALMHLGHIVVMDTPEKLKAAIGPKATLDDVFILHTGSSLKDTGDFGNVKETRSTISNL; encoded by the coding sequence ATGTCTGATATAATTAAGGAGGCAAATACTTCGGAATATTCCGTCGAAGTCCAGGATCTTACACATCGATACGAAACGCACTTAGCTGTTGATCACATCTCCTTTAAAATCAAAAGAGGAACAGCCTTTGGATTGATCGGCCCCAATGGAGCCGGTAAAAGTACGACGATCAAAATGTTAACGACATTATTGCCCGTCAAAGCGGGAGATGCGTTAGTTAACGGTTTCAGCATCACAGAAAATCCTGCAGGAGTGCGCCAGAGTATTGGATATGTGCCGCAGCTGCTTTCAGCGGATGGCGAATTGACCGGCTATGAGAATCTTCTGCTTTCAGCTAAACTTTATGGTCTTCCTAGGGACGAAAGGTCGCAAAGGATCCAAGAAGTTTTAGACTTCTTAGAGCTAAGTGAAAATGGCCATAGATTAGTGCGTAGTTATTCAGGCGGAATGATAAGACGCTTGGAAATAGCGCAGGCTTTACTTCACAAACCTGCAGTGCTTTTTTTGGATGAACCTTCTGTAGGATTAGATCCGGCTGCCAGGAAATCCCTATGGAGACATATCAATAGTTTAAGCGAGCAAATGGGCACTACAATATTTATGACAACTCACGATATGGAGGAAGCGGATTTCCTTTGCGATATCGTTGCCTTAATGCACCTTGGACATATTGTAGTTATGGATACGCCTGAAAAATTAAAAGCTGCTATCGGTCCTAAAGCTACCTTAGACGATGTTTTCATCTTGCATACAGGAAGTTCTCTAAAAGACACAGGAGATTTTGGCAATGTTAAAGAAACACGGAGTACTATATCCAACCTATAA
- a CDS encoding YchJ family metal-binding protein gives MMNPQPEKNCPCHSGQPYNSCCEPFHKGKSPENALQLMRSRYSAYALGLADYIIQTTHPSNPNYTHNFGEWTANILIFSKETDFKDLKILDFEDNPTISYVTFQAILTNKGLDSGFTEKSRFIKNKGQWLYVDGKFIK, from the coding sequence ATGATGAATCCGCAACCCGAAAAAAACTGCCCTTGCCATAGTGGACAGCCTTACAATAGTTGCTGCGAGCCTTTCCATAAGGGGAAATCCCCTGAAAATGCACTTCAACTCATGCGTTCTCGTTATTCTGCATACGCATTAGGTCTTGCTGATTACATTATTCAAACTACCCATCCATCCAACCCAAATTATACTCATAATTTTGGCGAATGGACCGCTAACATCCTTATTTTCTCCAAAGAAACTGATTTTAAAGATCTTAAGATATTAGATTTTGAAGATAATCCTACCATTTCCTATGTGACTTTCCAGGCAATCCTTACAAATAAAGGGCTGGATTCTGGATTCACAGAAAAAAGCAGATTCATAAAAAATAAAGGGCAATGGCTCTACGTAGATGGCAAATTTATAAAATAA
- a CDS encoding phosphoketolase family protein, translating into MTPHSIQEELAASKLSSEELQRIDAYWRASNFLAVGQIYLMDNPLLKEPLTLDHIKPRLLGHWGTTPGLNFIYVHMNRIIKKFDLDAIFLAGPGHGGPAVVANVYLEGTYTEYYHEITKDTEGMKKLFKQFSFPGGIPSHVAPETPGSIHEGGELGYVIAHAYGAAFDNPDLVVCCVIGDGEAESGPLAGSWHSNKFLNPVTDGAVLPILHLNGYKIANPTILARIPKEELESLLIGYGHKPYFVEGSDPAEMHQKMAQTMDIAIHEIREIQKNARENGSTERPIWPMIVLNSPKGWTGPKEVDGKKVEGYWRSHQVPLSELAKKPDHLKMLEEWLKSYRPEELFDENGTLIPELAELAPTGHRRMGDNPHTNGGKLLEALRLPQFQKYAFEVLSPGKESVEATRVLGQYLRDIMKMNEDRKNFRVMGPDETSSNRLDALFETTNRTFEAEILPIDDHLARDGRVMEVLSEHMCQGWLEGYLLTGRHGFFSCYEAFIHIVDSMFNQHAKWLKTCHEITWRRPIASLNYLLTSHVWRQDHNGFSHQDPGFIDHVVNKKAEIVRVYLPPDANTLLSVCHHCLGSRNYVNVIVAGKQPALQYLNMDDAIKHCSKGIGIWRWASNDYGEEPDVVMACAGDTPTLEALAAVDILKQHVPDIKIRFINVVDLMTLQPSTEHPHGLPDKEFDELFTTKQPVIFAFHGYPWLIHRLTYKRTDHDNFHVRGYMEEGTTTTPFDMVVLNKIDRFSLAMDALERIPRFEKLRAYMRDFVMGKHIDHKNYIHTHGDDMPEIKNWKWPY; encoded by the coding sequence ATGACTCCTCACTCTATTCAAGAAGAACTAGCTGCTTCAAAATTATCTTCCGAGGAATTACAACGCATAGATGCCTATTGGCGCGCATCCAACTTCCTCGCCGTCGGCCAAATCTATCTAATGGATAATCCCTTACTTAAAGAGCCCTTAACACTCGATCATATCAAGCCCCGTTTATTGGGCCATTGGGGTACAACTCCCGGATTAAATTTTATTTACGTCCATATGAATAGGATCATCAAAAAATTCGATTTGGATGCCATCTTTTTGGCGGGACCTGGTCATGGCGGACCTGCTGTCGTCGCAAACGTATACCTTGAAGGCACTTATACTGAATATTATCACGAAATTACTAAAGATACTGAAGGAATGAAGAAGCTGTTTAAACAGTTTTCATTCCCTGGAGGCATTCCCAGCCACGTAGCACCAGAAACACCAGGTTCCATTCATGAAGGTGGAGAGCTAGGCTACGTCATCGCACACGCTTACGGTGCTGCCTTTGATAATCCAGACCTAGTTGTCTGCTGTGTCATAGGTGATGGTGAAGCAGAATCGGGCCCACTAGCAGGAAGCTGGCACTCCAACAAATTCCTTAATCCCGTGACGGATGGTGCAGTACTTCCTATCCTGCATTTGAATGGATATAAGATTGCTAACCCCACTATCCTAGCGCGTATTCCAAAAGAAGAATTAGAAAGCCTCCTCATCGGCTATGGACATAAACCCTATTTCGTCGAAGGATCCGACCCTGCAGAAATGCATCAAAAAATGGCGCAAACGATGGATATTGCCATTCATGAAATTCGTGAAATACAGAAAAATGCCCGCGAAAATGGGTCCACTGAACGCCCTATCTGGCCAATGATCGTATTGAATAGTCCTAAAGGATGGACAGGGCCTAAAGAAGTGGACGGTAAAAAAGTGGAAGGCTACTGGCGCTCACATCAAGTCCCCCTATCAGAACTGGCTAAAAAACCCGATCACCTCAAGATGCTGGAAGAATGGCTTAAAAGCTACCGTCCGGAAGAGCTCTTCGATGAAAACGGTACTCTGATTCCTGAGCTGGCCGAATTGGCACCTACGGGGCACCGAAGAATGGGTGACAACCCGCATACAAATGGAGGTAAACTGTTGGAGGCCTTAAGGCTGCCGCAATTCCAAAAGTATGCTTTTGAAGTCTTATCCCCGGGTAAAGAATCCGTAGAGGCAACCCGAGTTTTAGGCCAATATCTGCGCGATATCATGAAGATGAATGAAGACAGGAAAAATTTCCGTGTCATGGGTCCGGACGAAACTTCTTCCAATCGCCTCGATGCTTTATTTGAAACGACAAATAGGACATTTGAAGCTGAAATCCTACCCATTGACGACCATTTGGCCAGAGATGGAAGAGTCATGGAAGTCCTCAGCGAACATATGTGCCAAGGTTGGCTAGAGGGATACCTTCTTACAGGAAGGCACGGCTTTTTCTCTTGCTATGAAGCTTTCATCCATATTGTCGATTCCATGTTCAATCAACATGCAAAATGGCTTAAAACCTGTCATGAAATCACCTGGAGGCGTCCTATCGCCTCCTTAAATTATCTTCTCACCTCGCATGTATGGCGTCAAGACCATAACGGTTTTTCTCATCAAGACCCCGGCTTTATTGATCACGTCGTCAATAAAAAAGCTGAAATTGTTCGCGTCTACCTACCACCCGATGCAAATACACTACTCAGCGTTTGCCACCACTGCCTAGGTAGCCGCAACTACGTCAATGTGATTGTAGCAGGTAAACAGCCTGCACTGCAGTATTTGAATATGGATGATGCAATCAAACATTGCTCAAAAGGCATTGGCATCTGGCGTTGGGCAAGCAATGATTACGGCGAAGAACCTGATGTCGTGATGGCGTGCGCAGGCGATACTCCTACCTTGGAAGCATTAGCTGCTGTCGACATCCTAAAACAACATGTTCCTGACATCAAAATACGCTTTATCAACGTAGTAGACCTCATGACTTTACAGCCCTCCACAGAGCATCCTCATGGATTGCCTGATAAAGAGTTCGATGAGCTATTCACGACAAAACAGCCCGTAATTTTCGCTTTTCACGGTTACCCCTGGCTGATCCATAGACTAACCTATAAACGCACAGACCATGATAACTTCCATGTACGTGGTTATATGGAAGAAGGGACGACGACAACACCTTTTGATATGGTCGTTCTAAACAAAATCGACCGATTTAGCCTAGCCATGGATGCTTTAGAGAGAATACCACGTTTTGAAAAATTACGTGCCTATATGCGCGATTTCGTCATGGGCAAGCATATCGACCATAAAAATTATATTCATACTCATGGCGATGATATGCCGGAGATAAAAAACTGGAAATGGCCATACTAA
- a CDS encoding acetate/propionate family kinase, whose protein sequence is MAILNILVINAGSSSLKVSCFNGNLKRMHEAQLSGMQSAEPQLSFDDEKSVLAKPFSVKKGLELIFDLIRDFKPDAIAHRVVHGGSKYHSCQKITEEVLGDLRALSKLAPLHNPACVEGVEEAQKQFIGLPQFAVFDTAFHHTLPPAAYTYGIPHALTQKHNIKRYGFHGIAHSYLWKTYSRLTQDDEGSIITLHLGNGCSSTAIKKGFSIDTSMGFTPLEGLLMSSRSGDIDPSIIQFLTQEENLSVDEVTTLLNNKSGLLGISEISTDMKTLLSANTPQAKLAIEVFCYRCLKYIGAYQNILQGCNAILFSGGIGENASAIRKQIVAGLAWQGVFLDDQANEKAKGLSPGVSELISSAQSKIALYAVGVDENQAIAEETRESLLS, encoded by the coding sequence ATGGCCATACTAAATATTCTTGTTATCAATGCGGGAAGCTCCTCGCTTAAGGTTTCCTGTTTCAACGGCAATCTCAAAAGGATGCATGAAGCTCAACTAAGCGGAATGCAGTCGGCTGAGCCGCAACTCTCTTTTGATGACGAGAAAAGCGTCTTAGCTAAGCCTTTTTCTGTGAAAAAAGGCTTGGAATTGATTTTTGATCTGATCCGTGATTTCAAACCCGATGCCATTGCTCACCGCGTTGTGCACGGAGGATCTAAATATCACTCCTGTCAGAAAATTACTGAAGAAGTATTAGGTGATCTGCGCGCCCTTTCCAAGCTGGCTCCGTTGCATAATCCTGCATGCGTTGAAGGTGTCGAGGAAGCGCAGAAACAGTTCATAGGCTTACCGCAATTCGCAGTTTTTGATACCGCCTTCCACCACACCCTACCTCCAGCAGCTTATACATATGGCATTCCCCACGCCTTAACACAAAAACACAACATCAAGCGGTATGGATTTCATGGAATCGCCCATAGCTACTTATGGAAAACCTACTCGCGTTTAACACAGGATGACGAAGGCTCGATCATCACCCTTCACTTAGGAAATGGCTGCTCTTCTACGGCGATAAAAAAGGGATTTTCCATAGATACGAGCATGGGTTTTACTCCCTTAGAAGGACTTCTTATGTCCTCACGTTCAGGCGACATAGACCCCAGCATTATTCAATTTCTTACTCAAGAAGAGAACTTGTCTGTAGATGAAGTGACCACCCTGTTGAATAATAAATCAGGCCTTCTAGGAATATCAGAAATTTCTACGGATATGAAAACACTTCTATCAGCTAATACTCCTCAAGCTAAACTAGCCATTGAGGTTTTCTGTTACCGCTGTCTCAAATATATCGGAGCATATCAAAATATTTTGCAAGGCTGTAACGCAATCCTCTTTAGTGGTGGAATAGGTGAAAATGCTTCCGCCATCAGAAAACAAATTGTGGCCGGCCTGGCTTGGCAAGGTGTTTTCCTAGATGATCAAGCCAATGAAAAAGCAAAGGGCCTTTCACCGGGAGTTTCAGAGCTGATAAGCTCTGCCCAGTCCAAAATTGCGCTCTACGCTGTAGGCGTAGATGAAAATCAGGCGATCGCTGAAGAAACACGGGAAAGCTTGCTATCCTAG
- a CDS encoding glycosyltransferase, translated as MKIDCILPQRSQYEVLHHFTRKVGEALVRLGHSVRILEAEADLFPTEESLPDATLAFNGAPSMEDGTFLCDKWGIPHYACLVDPPLYYLGLLGSPLIKLYCDDKSSFSQLKGLGYSKGMFFTQGIEPELLAKTEGSKEYDLVFMASYFDVPEAKRQMEERLSDELYQLTERAIESTFIDNSLSLYDAFVKVIEGKAHLLEEVDFVQLFYAMSYVQKGEARNRLLMSLSGLPVHVWDMRWEGFCKENCPKAIVHEAVNYKEGLEVFKKAKIVLCNSIRSVNGCNERVLNAIACGAVAFTNNNPYFREHFIDKEHLLLYDHHDMSNNEKVIRLLLEDSEKLSKMTAAARKVVLEEHTWDDRLREIGLG; from the coding sequence GTGAAAATAGACTGCATTTTACCACAGCGGAGTCAATATGAAGTCTTGCATCACTTTACCCGAAAGGTCGGGGAGGCGCTGGTAAGATTAGGCCATAGTGTTCGTATTTTAGAGGCGGAGGCTGATCTCTTCCCAACAGAAGAGAGTTTGCCTGATGCTACATTAGCATTTAATGGAGCTCCCTCAATGGAAGACGGAACATTCTTGTGTGATAAGTGGGGGATTCCACATTACGCTTGCTTGGTGGATCCTCCTCTGTATTATTTAGGATTATTAGGTAGCCCTTTGATTAAACTATACTGCGACGACAAAAGCAGTTTTAGCCAGTTAAAAGGATTAGGATATTCAAAAGGGATGTTTTTTACTCAGGGGATAGAGCCGGAGCTGCTTGCTAAAACTGAGGGTTCTAAAGAGTATGATTTAGTCTTTATGGCAAGTTATTTTGATGTGCCGGAAGCTAAAAGACAGATGGAAGAGCGGCTTTCTGATGAACTGTATCAATTAACAGAACGGGCGATAGAATCCACATTTATCGATAACAGTTTATCCCTTTACGATGCTTTTGTAAAAGTTATAGAAGGGAAGGCTCATTTACTGGAAGAGGTGGACTTTGTGCAGCTGTTTTATGCAATGAGTTATGTACAAAAAGGGGAAGCCCGCAATAGGCTGCTCATGAGTTTATCCGGATTGCCTGTTCATGTATGGGATATGCGTTGGGAAGGTTTTTGCAAGGAGAACTGTCCAAAAGCAATTGTGCATGAGGCAGTCAACTATAAAGAGGGGCTAGAGGTTTTTAAGAAGGCAAAGATAGTATTATGTAATTCTATTCGCAGTGTCAATGGGTGCAATGAAAGAGTGCTAAATGCAATTGCATGCGGTGCAGTAGCTTTCACAAATAATAATCCTTATTTTAGAGAGCATTTTATTGATAAGGAGCATCTTCTTTTATACGATCATCATGACATGAGTAATAATGAAAAAGTTATCAGATTACTTTTAGAAGACTCGGAAAAGCTGTCAAAAATGACGGCGGCAGCACGGAAAGTTGTTTTAGAAGAGCATACATGGGACGATCGCTTGCGAGAAATAGGGCTAGGATAG
- the tpiA gene encoding triose-phosphate isomerase: MAKIKNMPIIAANWKMYKTLAETEKFIEDFIPKVTDSQAHIYIAVPYTSIHTAALKATGSKIIIGAQNMNDASEGAFTGEVSAVMLTDAGARFVLLGHSERRRYFNESNQVINLKVKQALNNGLQPLLCIGETQEEREASETEDVLATQLSECLEGLDEKSLQTLIIAYEPVWAIGTGQTATPEIAQETHLFCREYLTQHWGQELASHIPLLYGGSVKPETAPLLLSQKDINGLLVGGASLQAESFAEIINSVNSQPVDA, translated from the coding sequence ATGGCCAAAATAAAAAATATGCCGATCATCGCGGCAAACTGGAAAATGTATAAAACTTTGGCGGAAACGGAAAAGTTTATAGAGGACTTTATCCCCAAGGTAACTGATAGCCAAGCACATATTTATATTGCAGTCCCTTATACCTCTATCCACACTGCTGCCCTAAAAGCTACCGGCTCAAAGATCATCATTGGCGCTCAAAATATGAATGACGCTTCCGAAGGCGCCTTTACCGGAGAAGTCTCTGCTGTAATGCTTACCGATGCCGGCGCACGATTTGTCCTTCTAGGTCACTCAGAGAGACGTCGTTATTTTAATGAGTCTAATCAAGTCATTAACTTGAAAGTTAAACAAGCCCTGAACAATGGACTCCAGCCTCTTTTATGTATAGGTGAGACTCAAGAAGAAAGGGAAGCGTCTGAAACAGAAGACGTACTAGCGACTCAGCTTTCCGAATGCCTTGAAGGTCTGGATGAAAAGTCACTCCAAACATTGATCATTGCTTATGAACCCGTTTGGGCAATTGGCACAGGACAAACAGCTACCCCGGAAATCGCGCAAGAAACACACTTATTTTGCCGGGAATACTTAACACAACACTGGGGCCAAGAATTAGCAAGCCATATCCCCCTTCTTTACGGTGGATCTGTCAAACCAGAAACAGCCCCATTGCTACTATCACAGAAAGACATCAATGGTTTGCTCGTCGGAGGTGCCTCCTTACAAGCAGAATCATTTGCAGAAATAATTAACTCCGTCAACTCACAACCGGTTGATGCATAG
- the secG gene encoding preprotein translocase subunit SecG, with protein sequence MGTFFYFTAIFMFLLLCVILCAVILVQDSKNSGLGSSFGGDSNDSLFGTSTADVLKKFTAYLAFGFMIACMALNFWTEGMDRTHTSSTPSVVIEEASDN encoded by the coding sequence ATGGGAACTTTTTTTTATTTCACAGCTATCTTTATGTTTTTGCTCCTCTGCGTCATTCTTTGCGCAGTGATTTTAGTGCAAGATAGCAAGAATTCAGGCCTGGGATCTTCTTTTGGTGGTGACTCTAACGACTCTCTGTTTGGAACTTCCACAGCAGATGTCTTAAAGAAATTTACTGCTTACCTAGCCTTCGGTTTTATGATCGCTTGCATGGCTCTAAACTTCTGGACAGAAGGTATGGACCGTACACACACATCTTCTACTCCTTCTGTTGTTATTGAAGAAGCCAGCGACAACTGA
- a CDS encoding enoyl-[acyl-carrier-protein] reductase has product MLNINLKGKVAFVAGIGDDKGFGWAIAKALANAGATILVGTWAPMYKIFTQAFDLGKFEESRLLEDGSKLTFEKIYPMDAVFDKMEDVPNEIRENKRYKELQAYAIADVAEAIRKEYGHIDILIHSLANAPEVQKPLLKTTRQGYLAALSSSSYSFVSLLAHFAPMMNRGGAALSLSYFAAEKTIPGYGGGMSSAKAALESDTKTLAWEAGREYGIRVNTISAGVAGTRAAKAIGFIDKMIDYSHANAPLSSSVNTEDVGNTAAFLCSPLAAAITGVIVYVDQGLHSVGVAVDSASLAN; this is encoded by the coding sequence ATGTTGAATATTAATTTAAAAGGTAAGGTCGCTTTCGTTGCCGGCATTGGCGACGATAAGGGATTTGGTTGGGCAATTGCTAAAGCTCTTGCTAACGCTGGGGCTACCATTCTTGTAGGTACCTGGGCGCCTATGTATAAAATATTTACTCAAGCTTTTGATCTGGGAAAATTCGAGGAATCAAGGCTTCTAGAAGACGGTTCCAAGTTGACTTTTGAAAAAATTTATCCAATGGACGCTGTCTTCGATAAAATGGAAGACGTACCTAATGAAATACGCGAAAACAAACGTTATAAAGAGCTGCAAGCTTATGCAATTGCTGACGTGGCTGAAGCTATCCGTAAAGAATATGGGCATATTGATATTCTCATCCACTCCTTAGCTAATGCACCGGAAGTTCAAAAACCGCTTCTTAAAACTACCAGACAAGGATATCTTGCAGCTTTAAGTTCATCTAGCTATTCCTTTGTTAGTCTATTGGCCCATTTTGCCCCTATGATGAATAGAGGTGGAGCTGCGTTATCGCTTTCTTATTTTGCAGCAGAGAAAACCATACCTGGATATGGCGGAGGAATGAGTTCTGCTAAAGCTGCCCTAGAAAGTGATACTAAAACTTTGGCTTGGGAAGCGGGACGTGAATACGGTATCCGTGTGAATACAATTTCTGCTGGAGTAGCCGGAACAAGGGCAGCTAAAGCTATTGGTTTCATCGACAAAATGATTGATTATTCCCATGCGAATGCTCCACTTTCAAGTTCTGTCAATACTGAAGATGTGGGAAATACTGCGGCATTCCTTTGCTCGCCCTTAGCTGCAGCAATTACGGGCGTAATCGTCTATGTTGACCAAGGCTTGCATTCTGTAGGTGTAGCTGTAGATAGCGCATCACTCGCAAACTAA
- a CDS encoding methyl-accepting chemotaxis protein encodes MEHLLNLPVIRWFHNLSYRIKLSLVFLLLLLAVAASIYFMIDMQQKLISLIENQKKENSLESNLRSLEDSLIRHHILLKRYENGEDSLKNELLQLQTTVVGNLQTLQQKNKRSVLTNDKLHESTLLKDITDDWQEIIKNPFDEKNPPSNRLYQGILQKLNNWILLLNNNSSVLLEEGDFASYFIDTSVLGIPLANLQIDNALQNAAEGKAGNVVQISKLETAVQNNISAVQKGINQFQKTPNNEVIDLTSLQENLASYGETSEDLINYTRKKNTPSWNAQDYLVKLEKLSMAQSSLWESLFEINNGLLTQQLDNLYRKRTFAIPFVAICSLLALFLFLVIFIELYVPFRNTIDAVEKFAKGDLSSRAKIYFNDETGRIAGVLNHLGDNFEHIIEQLHRTGIQLTTSTTEIAAAAKQQEITVVEQEATTKEIAVTAGEISATAKEFAKTINSISQAAEQTSTLATSGKDGLTQMESIMRQMVEASANIASRLGVLNEKAGSITSVVTTIAKVADQTNLLSLNASIEAEKAGEMGRSFAVIAREIRRLADQTANATVDIEKMVNEMGSAVSSAVMGVDKFTEEIRSGVSQVTRIGEVLSQIIEQVQGLTTSFENVNQGMRNQTLGAEQINEAINQLSDVAQQTSASIRQFHNAIEQLNMAARDMQSSASKIKHN; translated from the coding sequence ATGGAACATCTTTTAAATTTACCTGTCATTCGATGGTTTCATAACCTAAGTTATAGGATAAAATTATCCTTGGTATTTCTTCTACTTTTACTCGCTGTTGCCGCTAGTATTTATTTTATGATAGATATGCAACAAAAGCTTATATCATTAATTGAAAATCAAAAAAAAGAAAATTCACTGGAATCTAATCTAAGAAGTTTAGAAGACAGCCTAATTAGACACCATATACTTTTAAAGCGGTATGAAAATGGTGAAGATTCTTTGAAAAACGAATTGCTGCAATTACAAACAACAGTAGTGGGAAATCTACAAACACTACAGCAAAAAAACAAAAGAAGTGTTCTCACCAATGACAAATTACATGAGAGTACTCTCTTAAAAGATATCACTGACGATTGGCAGGAAATAATTAAAAATCCTTTCGACGAGAAAAACCCTCCCTCAAATAGACTTTACCAGGGCATTCTTCAAAAGCTCAATAATTGGATACTTCTGCTGAACAATAATTCGTCTGTTTTGCTGGAAGAGGGTGATTTTGCCAGTTATTTTATAGATACTTCCGTTTTAGGGATACCTTTGGCTAATCTCCAAATTGATAATGCTTTGCAGAATGCTGCCGAAGGAAAAGCCGGAAATGTAGTTCAAATATCCAAGCTTGAAACTGCCGTACAGAACAATATCTCTGCTGTGCAGAAAGGAATAAATCAATTCCAAAAAACTCCTAATAATGAAGTTATAGATCTTACATCACTGCAGGAAAATTTAGCGAGCTATGGTGAAACCTCGGAAGACCTCATTAACTATACAAGAAAGAAAAACACACCTTCTTGGAATGCGCAAGACTATTTAGTGAAATTAGAAAAGCTATCGATGGCGCAGTCTTCATTATGGGAATCCCTCTTCGAAATCAACAATGGACTGTTAACTCAACAATTAGACAATTTATATCGTAAAAGAACATTTGCTATTCCTTTTGTAGCAATCTGTTCATTATTAGCTTTATTCCTTTTTCTGGTCATATTCATAGAGCTTTATGTACCTTTTAGAAATACGATCGATGCGGTAGAGAAATTTGCAAAAGGAGATCTAAGCAGCAGGGCAAAAATCTATTTTAATGATGAAACAGGACGCATTGCAGGAGTTTTGAATCATTTAGGGGATAATTTTGAGCACATCATTGAGCAGCTTCACCGCACTGGGATACAGCTCACAACTTCGACAACAGAGATAGCGGCGGCGGCTAAACAGCAGGAAATTACTGTTGTTGAACAAGAGGCGACAACAAAAGAAATTGCTGTGACTGCAGGGGAAATTTCTGCAACAGCAAAAGAGTTTGCAAAAACAATTAATAGTATTAGCCAAGCAGCAGAGCAAACATCCACACTAGCGACCTCTGGAAAAGACGGATTGACTCAGATGGAGTCCATTATGCGTCAGATGGTGGAAGCCTCCGCAAATATTGCTTCACGCCTTGGCGTATTGAATGAAAAAGCAGGTTCAATTACCTCCGTTGTAACTACAATTGCTAAAGTAGCAGACCAGACAAACCTTCTTTCCTTAAATGCATCTATCGAAGCGGAGAAAGCGGGAGAGATGGGGCGTAGCTTCGCTGTTATTGCCCGTGAAATCAGACGTTTGGCGGATCAGACGGCAAATGCAACTGTCGACATTGAAAAAATGGTCAATGAGATGGGATCGGCAGTTTCATCTGCTGTTATGGGGGTAGATAAGTTTACAGAGGAAATTCGATCAGGGGTAAGCCAGGTGACCCGCATAGGGGAAGTCCTTTCGCAAATTATCGAACAAGTTCAAGGGCTTACAACTAGTTTTGAAAATGTAAACCAAGGAATGAGAAACCAAACCCTAGGAGCGGAGCAAATTAACGAAGCGATTAATCAGTTAAGCGATGTAGCTCAGCAGACCTCCGCTTCTATTAGACAGTTTCATAATGCAATTGAACAATTAAACATGGCAGCACGGGATATGCAATCATCTGCTTCTAAGATAAAACATAATTAA
- a CDS encoding DNA starvation/stationary phase protection protein, with translation MGKQHNSNQSVVENLKQIFANTYVLYVKTQNFHWNVVDSRFRSLHKLFEEQYEDLAEAADLLAERIRVFNVPAPGSMRVFLELATLKESGEIEDGDLMLLELFQDHQELSRQLREGIALADDHDDPATADVYTERLRVHDKTGWMLRSHLLESGILAGSTAK, from the coding sequence ATGGGTAAACAACACAATTCTAATCAATCAGTTGTAGAGAATTTAAAGCAAATCTTCGCCAATACTTACGTATTATATGTGAAAACTCAAAATTTCCACTGGAATGTTGTCGATTCACGTTTTAGAAGCCTGCATAAACTTTTCGAAGAACAGTATGAAGACTTGGCAGAAGCTGCAGATCTTTTAGCTGAAAGAATTAGAGTTTTTAATGTACCTGCACCCGGATCTATGCGCGTGTTTTTAGAGTTGGCTACACTTAAAGAAAGTGGTGAGATAGAAGATGGCGACCTGATGCTTTTAGAGTTATTTCAAGATCACCAAGAACTATCAAGACAACTCAGAGAAGGTATTGCCTTAGCCGACGATCATGACGATCCTGCGACGGCTGATGTGTATACTGAGAGATTGCGTGTTCACGATAAGACAGGTTGGATGTTGCGAAGCCATTTGTTGGAAAGTGGTATTCTTGCAGGTTCGACAGCAAAATAG